Below is a genomic region from Chelmon rostratus isolate fCheRos1 chromosome 7, fCheRos1.pri, whole genome shotgun sequence.
tcctcatcatcatctctgtATATCACCTCCTGATTACATCCTTCTCATCATCACCTCCACCTGATCATCATCTCTGTATATCACCTCCTGATTACATCCTtctcatcatctcctcctcatcacctcctcatctcctcctaatcatcacctcctcctccttatcaCTTCCTCCTACTCCAAACCTCATCATATCCTCATCGCCTCCTCCTCATCGCCTCCTCATCTCCacctcatcatcacctcctcctgATCATCATCTCTGTATATCACCTCCTGATTACATCCTtctcatcatctcctcctcatcacctcctcatcgtcacctcctcctccttatcaCTTCCTCCTACTCCAAACCTCATCATATCCTCATCGCCTCCTCCTCAtcgcctcctcctcatcacctccTCATCTCCACCTCATCATCACCTActcatcccttcctcctcatcatctccTCGTCATAATGTTTCTTCTCCTGTCCGTTTACCTCCTCCTCTAGTAACTGGTTTTCTCCTCCTgactcctctcctgtctctcctgttcctgtttttccagAACACCACAGTAACCCAGGACAACAGCTCAACTGTGAGCGCCAGCATAAAGGACAATCCCATGATGCAATACTACGTCACTGTCTACGCCTCGTCCATGGGAGTCATGCTGCTCTTCAAACTCATCAGAGGCATCGCCTTCGTCAAGGTCACTCACACCTCCATGAAAAGTATCATAAAAACCAAAATCCTTCCTTTTCGTGTATCCCACAGTCACCGTATatgcagctcttcatctttAGTGACCCACCAGACAGATCAGCACACAGCAGTCTGGGTGTGTCCATGTTGCAGATCTTCTGGAGAGCTGAGTTGAAGCTGGTATTGAAATAGGACAGTGATGTATCCTGATCTATCAGTGCTCAAAGGTTCACCCCATTGGATGGAGACAACCAGTTAATGTGCGGGGGTGGCCCCTCATATAGGGTTTAAAGATTGGTCCAATGTGCACCCAGCACATCATCAGCATCTGGTGTATCTCAGTGGCTGCAGGCCATCAGTGGTGGATGGTGTTGAATCTTGGCCTATCTGTGTCCTGCAGGGAACTCTGCGTGCCTCTTCTAAGCTGCATGACCTGCTGTTCCACAAGATCCTCCGCTGCCCCATGAAGTTCTTTGATACAACACCCACCTCGCGAATCCTCAACCGCTTCTCCAAGGACATGGACGAAGGTAAAGGACAGGACTGCACCTCAGCCTTTGAGATGCTGGTTGGTCCCTGACCGAGTCGTAGAGCCTTTTGGAAACTTCGGTGataactttttacatttttccttaCAGTCGACACTCGTCTGCCCTTCCAGGCTGAGATGTTCATCCAGAATGTGATCCTGGTCTTCTTCTGCCTGGGTgtcatcagctgtgttttcccATGGTTCCTGGTGGCCGTGGGTCCCctggtgctgctgtttgctgcactcCACAGCgtctccagggtcttcatcagggaGCTGAAGCGCCTCGACAATGTGACAATGTCACCTTTCATGTCCCACATCACTTCCAGTATCCAAGGCCTGACCACGCTGCAGGCCTACGACAGGGGCCCTGACTTTCTAAACAGGTTAGTGTGGGAACCAGTGAAAGTGGGAAACTACACAGAAATATCTTAGAATACCCTAAGAGGATATGATCCAGGACCTGTGCCCCATACAGAGTTTGAATGTGTGATCGTTTTCAGGTACCAGGTTCTGCTGGACCAGAACCAGGCTCCGTTCTACCTGTTCAGCTGTGCAATGCGCTGGCTGGCGGTGCGTCTGGACATCATCAGTGTGGCTCTGATCAGCATCACTGCCCTGATGATGGTCCTGATGCACGGGCAGATCCCTCCTGCTTACGCTGGCCTTGCCATCTCCTACGCTGTCCAGGTAACCTAAAGGCATCTTCCTGTGGGCGTTGACAGGGGTGAGCTTTACACCCAAATGCCTCAACATTGTGACGGGAaactgtctgtccctctttcaGTTAACAGGGTTGTTCCAGTTCACAGTGCGTTTGGCCTCTGAGACTGAAGCTCGCTTCACCTCTGTGGAGAGAATCCATCACTACATCCAGGTACTGGGAGTTCAACCAATGAGCCCTGACCTGTTCAATCCTCATGGACCTGCTGcagatgcagagctgcagtagACCATTAATATAGGGAGGTGTCTGACCCTGCACAGAGAAATCCAGACCAGATCCAGATCCACACTAAGACCATTTAAAGGCCCTGGTCTATTCTGGACCACTCTAAAGTGATCCAGGGAAGGAGAATTACAGTAGTCtagataaaataaaagcatgaataattATCTCTGTCTCAGCTTGATCCTCTGTGGGCCTCAGTTTATCAACACTTCAGATGATGGTCAAGAGGGAGAGCCTCCCAGATATCTGAGTGAGGATTTATCAGGTAAGGAGGAACCAAAGACCAGTAAAGGTACACCTGCTTGTTGTCTTAAGGGCAGCACACATCCGCGTGTTTCAGCCTCCGCATGCGTATCGTCTCTTTTCTAGCCTGGAATAATCACGATGTTGTTTATGTCTCAGTCCCTGTCCCAGGAGGCCCCAGCCCGGCTCAAAGGTCGCACCCCTCTGGCCGACTGGCCCCAGCAGGGGGAGCTGGTGCTTAAGGAGGTGGACATGAGGTACCAGGAGAACCTCCCTCTGGTTCTCAACAGGATCTCTTGCACTATCCAACCCAAAGAGAAGGTCGGCATTGTAGGCAGGACTGGATCAGGTAGGACAGGTTCTGGTTCTCGACAGGTCATGGGGTTTACTGATGAAGACTCTGAGACCTGGGGTCaccctgtctgcctgtctgtctgcatgtgtgcagggaAGTCGTCTCTGGGTGTGGTTTTGTTCAGGCTGGTGGAGCACTGCGGAGGCTCCATCCTGATCGATGGCATCGACATCAGTGACATTGGATTGGCTGACCTCCGCAGCAAGCTGTCAATCATCCCCCAGGACCCAGTGCTGTTCAGTGGGTCAGTCAGGTAGGAACACTTGAGGAAATCTGTCCCTCAGAAATCTGATAAACTGGAAATTATGAGAAAAAGTTTTTGTCACAGCACATACATGACTTTGATGTAACGGGACATTAGTTCAGATCAGATGTGCATGTTTCCAGGTCCAATCTGGACCCCTTTAACCAGTACAGTGAAGAGCAGATCTGGGATGCTTTGGAGAGAAGTCACATGAAGGAGTGTGTGAGTACAAACAGTCTACGTACTATACAACGTCTCAGTTTTGTCACCTACAGGTGTCTTCAGCCTTTAAATGAGGGATGAAAACTTGACCTTTGCTGGTGTAAATGCTCTCATTGAAAGTTCTAATGATGCGTGTGGGTGATGTCGTACATCTTCCAAGAGTAGTGGCTTAGAGAAGCACTTAGCTACATGTTCCTCTGATAATTCTTCTCATTATGAAAAACACAAGTGTGATGAAACACTACCAAAAGTCATGGCTCACCTTTCCTGGTGGAGCAGATTTTAGTGTATATTTGGTAAATGTATTGGAAACACTGCAACAAAGGATGGTGGTTTTCCCCAGAACCACAACGGGGAGCAGGAATACACAATAAACTGGAGTCATTCAGctcaacagacacacacctgtccacCTGCTGACTGACTTCTTGTCCGTCCGGCAGGTGTCCCAGCTGCCGCTGAAGTTGGAGtcggaggtggtggagaaaggagaaaacttctcagtgggagagagacagctgctgtgtgtggccAGAGCTCTGCTGAGACGGTGcaaggtgagagacagacagacaggtctgagagacagacactcattctcttcctccccccGGGCGCTGTTTTCTGATCGCTCAGTTCTGGTCTCTCAGGTCCTGATTCTTGACGAGGCGACGGCAGCTATGGATGCGGAGACGGACGCTCTGATCCAGGAGACCATCAGGAGTTCGTTTCAGGACTGCACCACCTTGACCATCGCTCACCGGCTCCACACCGTCCTCGCCTCAGACCGCATCATGGTGCTCAACCAGGGACAGGTACTGTTCGGCACTCGCCACTAGGGATTCAGCAGGGGTCACCTAGATCTGAGTCAGGAGTGGTTAGATACTCAGGTTGGAAGATGAGGAGTTTAATGCTTCTGACTGTAAAGCAGAGgggatttgatttgatcttttcTTAGCTGTACTCACATTTTAGTCAGTTTCTGAGGTATTttatgtagtttgtgttttattttatcaccAGTTTCATACCTTTAACGTCCAATACTGATCGAGAAAAAAGGACACGTGTCATATTTCTAATACTAAAAGATTCAGATACATGactgtttattctgtttttaatgctttgtgTTGAGAATTGTTGAACtaacaaacatcaacacatcacagCAAAGCAGATTCCATCATACACAACAGGAACAGACCAACAACACTGACCCCAGAGCTTCAGTCAGTCGGTTCCAGCCGGGGGTCCCAGGTGTTTTTCAGGGAATTGTTTGTGGTCGccatcagtttttctttgtgtttattccGTCGGTGTGAGTCTCTTTCTGTGATCGAAGGCGGATGTTTGGCTGTGGGTAAATGCAACGTAGATTCTGAACAGCTGAGAATCGCAGCTTTAACTTCAGGCTTAATGTCTTTGCCGAACAGCGAAGAATAAAAACGATACCCGACCCATAACGTACCAGTGTGAaccaaaatgtgtgtgatgtatCTGTCACACTGGAGTGATGGTCCTCTGTGCTCTGCACCTGGAGTAGAGGAACAGAACAGGAGTGGATTCTGGCCACGCTCTCAGTCTCAGACAGGGCGGGGGCCACTTCACCACCCATGTGACACGGTCACATGATGACCGAGCACAGGTACAAACACAAACCGACCCGGAGGATACGTTCGGGCGATACCCTGGGATGGTAGCATCAAAATCTGAATCCTGGATGTGACATAATTTatcagaaagtgaaaaaataaatccctGTATGATCTAACTCTTGTATCATTAGTTACATGTTAATTTTGTTcccatttaatttaaatgttattcGAACGCACGGAGAAATGTGACTGTACATGAAGCTTCCTTTGATCTGATTGGTTCAGGTGGCAGAGTTCGATGAGCCGTCCAAGCTGCTGGCCAATGAGAACTCTCGGCTGCGCTCCATGCTAGCCGCTGTGGAAAACAAGATCTCTGTCCGcggatgaagaggaggataaAGGTCAGACTGGGttcctgtaaatgtttgtttaaggGGACGGTGAAAACAGATGTGACTGTTCCtgtgctgtttcctgtgtgaTAGATAATAACGCTGAGAGCAGCCCTGCTGGGCTGATACAAACAAATCTAAGACAAATGAAGACATTCAGCACTCAAACAGAGTCTGCTATGACTTCTGTCCTGTCTTTGATGtctcatcatcgtcatcatcatcatcatcgcagTGACTTGCTGTTGCTTTGTTGCAACATTAAGACTTTTTGTGCTCAACaatgttttaatctgtttttgaaACCTGATGTTTGATCATGACCACCTGACTGATGACCTGGCGCCATGTGATTGGATGTTGGCAGCAGGTCAGGAAGTGAAAGCAGGAcagtgaagcagaagaagaaaatgtttctaTGATTCACCTGAAGCACGccgccttcttcttctttgatttttacatttgctcattctgttttgtttcataagtgcagagctgagaggcagGCAGGTTGAATATGGAACAAAGGTTTGGATTCTTAGACCACCAGACCACCAGACCACCAGGACACCTGCGCTGACTTTTTCAGCTTCTTCCTGGACTGGAGTTACAACAAAAACACGGGCAGATTCAGtgaagccacagaaacagatatgagtctgtaaattaaaaaaaaaggatgtaaataaaacagaagcaataaaaaggtttgttttcctttaatgttgATGTGAACTCACTGAAGATAATCACCTCTAAACTTCTATTCAGTCCTTTTTCTAAAGGAGCCTCAGGTGTGTCCTGCAGGTGCGTAAAtctgtcttcttcttgtctttttaaaatgtgatggtGTTGTCCCAGCGGTCTGTTAACGGCTGttgtttttactgatttttgtttCGTTCGTGTCGCTGCTGCcgtcacactgtaaaaaatctTCTGATCTTCTGTGTTGAGGTGAGTTTGTCCTCAGAGGAACGTGTTATCTTCGCTGGAACAGAGTTCTTTAAAAACTGTATGAGGCTCAGCACATAGAGGAAGTGAAAGGTTTAGTCATGTGATTAGTCACATGACTGCATCATTTAGTATCACAGCTGAATTAACAAGCAGCCTTGTAGAaaacgtctgtgtgtgtctgctgtatTTTTCCAGCAGCCTTTAGCGTGACGTCATAACAGGAGCAGGTGTTCTGAACCACTGACACAGTTATTTTAAGATGAAACGTGTTCTTCCTGATGAAGATTTTCCAAGACAAAGATGGCTTTAAGTGAACTTTAGCTCTGGTTCACACTTCATGACTTTAGTCTGATCTGAAGTCAGTCAAACACAAGATTTAAAAAGCTCATCTTAAATAAGCTGACTTCACAAAGCTCGAATCTTGTTCAGAAACAGCTCCtgatctctttctttttgtctgttttatgtcttaAATTCCCTCTTTCGATCTTTTGATCTGtaaataattgtttgtttgtattttacatcACTGAATTACAgcaaatgtatgaatgaatgagaacaTAAAGCAGCATAGTGCTGACCTCAGACCTGCTGGGGGAAGATAATCAGGAAACATGTTTGTATTGATCAGCTTTTACATCAGAAACTTCAGTTTGAAATGGATCCTCGTAGTTTTTGTTCTTCCACAGCAGAAACAGTTTTGACTTGTACATAGTTACATagatttatttcaaaaataatcTGGACCTTCTGGCTCTAATTCATGGGACCATTGTTATGGATAATTAGTTCctgttatttttcctttttaaaagaagtgctcTTGAACGCCTCTCTAATGATTACTGACTCCATCTGTCAgtcatttctccttttctgttcaTCTGAATGATTTCGTTGTAATTTcttgtgctgtataaataaacacacttgtTTTCTTATTATACGATCACATTTCCTGTTATGTGctccttgttttttctgtgttggtGAATTGGATgggatgaatgaatgatgacctttgacctgctgttGCTGTAATTGGCTCCACAGCGCCCCCTCCGGCCTGCAGAAactttttcctgctgttgttacttcctgttttgtccGGAGCAGAGCCTCCTGTGTCCTCCCAGTCCTTCTCTGTTgtcttgtgtctctttgttggATAAAACTCTCCTGTCTCATCTCCTtgtctctcctccatcatccGGACAGACACATTAGCAGCAGCTAGCGTTGAACCCCAGCGGGAGGACCTGGATTCAGTGTCGGGACACGGAGCAGGGAGCCGTGGTGAGTTCACATGAGCAGCCGGTGTTTGTCTGGTTCTTCTGCTCCGGGTCCTGATGGATTTTACATAGACTGTTTGTCCTCTAAAACCACAGACAATGCGCTCTCtggtgctaatgctaattagaCTCTGTGCTAATTAGCCTGCTGTGCTAGCCCGGTTAGAGAAATGAGGGACCGCTGCTCGCTGTTTGACCTCTTCGCCTGTTAAAGTGCCTGTTTTTTAAAGCTTCAAGCTAAAGGCGCTAATTCACAGATTAGCTAGCCTCGGCTAAAACCGGGTTGAAACGTAGTTTGAGTTGGTAAATTGAATTTAAGATGAGCTAAACCGGGCCTTAAGTCTTGACTTCACAGAGCTGAACTTGTTCTTAATTCAGGTTTTCCTTGTTTAGACCATGTTCTGAGTTCAGGTTCTGAGTCCAGTTTGACTTGGTTGAGTAAGTTTCTTCATGTAACTTAGTTTGGCCTGGTTTCTAAAGGGGATTGAATTCAACTGAGTCTAAATGTAGACTAAGTTTGGTTACATCTGGGCTGACCAGTATAATCAGGTCCTGTGCTGAACTGGGTCATACATGTGTTGTGTACCGGGTTTACTCGGGTCTAGAGGCAGGTAGTCCTGAGTTAAAGCTCAGTTCTAAATCATAAGTGCCCTTACTTGTGTTAAATTTAGGTCTGGTTTGGTTTTTGACCGGCTTTAAACGTAGATTGAGTTTGGTTAAATAGAATTTAAATTAAGCCCTGGTCTAAGTCCATTGTAGTGAATTAGTCCTGTGTTAAACTgagctgtaaatgtgtgtacagGGAGTCTAGAAGCAGGTAGTACTGGGTTAAATCCAGTTCTTGATTTAAGTGTCCTTATTGGTGTTTCTAGCTGGTCTAGATTTTGTTTGATGGGTCTTTGAATGTAGTTTGACCAGGCTCACAGAGAGACTTCGGCCTGTCTCGGTTTAAAACTGGTTTAAATTAAGTCCTCTTCTAAAACTGCACTGTTGAACTAGTCCCGTAAACTGGGTTATATAAATGTAGTATCTCACATTTTAAGTGGGAGCTGGTTTGAGCTCATTTGTTGATTTAAGTGGTCCATATTGTTTATTTCTGGTTCAAATAAAGGTTTTCTTAGACTTTGGTTTAGTGGGTTTTTGATTGTAGTCTGGCCTGGCTTACATAGATGGTTGACTTTAGTCAGTCTCTGGTTTAAAATTGGTTTGAATGTGGTCAGTCCTGGTCTTTCCTGTCCTTGTGAAGACAGTTGGCGTTGATTCTGAAGTCTGTGATTTTCGTTGGTCTTTGATGCAGTTAGTCCAGGTCTAGTTGGGGTTTAGTCCCAGGTTTAGCTCATGATGGCAGAGCTCCACCAGACTCCCACTTCGCTGTGCTGTTGCCGTAAATCCCTGCCGGTCTCTGGGGCCCGGTGTGTCGGGGACTCCAGCAGGCCCTCAGCAAGT
It encodes:
- the LOC121609446 gene encoding multidrug resistance-associated protein 5-like; the protein is MLFMSQSLSQEAPARLKGRTPLADWPQQGELVLKEVDMRYQENLPLVLNRISCTIQPKEKVGIVGRTGSGKSSLGVVLFRLVEHCGGSILIDGIDISDIGLADLRSKLSIIPQDPVLFSGSVRSNLDPFNQYSEEQIWDALERSHMKECVSQLPLKLESEVVEKGENFSVGERQLLCVARALLRRCKVLILDEATAAMDAETDALIQETIRSSFQDCTTLTIAHRLHTVLASDRIMVLNQGQVAEFDEPSKLLANENSRLRSMLAAVENKISVRG